The following is a genomic window from Staphylococcus saccharolyticus.
TAAAAAAGAAATGATAAGTGAAAATATGTTCTCAGCTGTTAAAATATCTGGAACATTTAAAAAAATGCATGTGCGTATGATGCCAGGTCAAGAACCACCATATACACGTTTAATTGATTCAGCACGAAGACAACCAGAAGAAACTCGTGAAAATATTAAAGGATCTATAGTTGGATTCTTTACTCCCGAATTATTCCATGGTATCGGTTCAGGTGGTTTCCATATTCACTTTGCTAATGATGATCGTGATTTTGGTGGTCACATTTTAGACTTTGAAGTGGACGATGTAACTGTAGAAATCGAAAACTTTGAAACATTTGAGCAACACTTCCCAGTTGATGCTAAATCATTTACTGATGCAGACATTGACTATAAAGATATTGCTGACGAAATCAGAGAAGCTGAATAATCATTGTATAACTGTACCTCAATTTCAAAAATGATATGACCTTTAATGATTTGAAGTCGACCCCTAAAGTTGAGATGACCTTTAGGGGTTTTTTATGTTTATACGTAAATTAAGAATGTTTATATTTAAGATGGTAAGCAGATAAAAATGTATATACTGTATCCAAATACGGGGTTTTTAATTGGTGATATCTCGCACGTCGATAAATATATCCTTGTATAGCATCTATTTCTAGAGGATTCCCATTCATAACGTCATAATACACACTTGTGCCCATTTCATTAGGGTAACCAGCATAAATATTCATAATGTCTCCAATGATTGTTTCGTTAAAATAAATACCTTCAGAGTAAGCCACTTGAACGCCATCAGCTAATATATGACGACATAATTCAGTCATATGCGGATACTGCAAAACTTTTGTAGGTTGATGTACTAAAGCAGTGATAGAATTGATACCAAGATTAACAAGTAATTTGTACCAGATTTTCATTTCAATGTTTGGTTCTAAAGTCACATTCAATTTTGAACCAATAATTTCATTCTTGAATTGGCGGGTAAGTGTGTTATCTTGAATATATAATTGATAATCTCTGAAATGTTTGATTTGATGATTGATTTTCTGTCCACTTATATAAACGACGGCTTGAAAAACGTTTGGATATGGTATTCTTTCAACTTGCCCATAACCATTTTGAGCTAATATGATTAATGAATCTTTATGAGCGATCGTAGATAGTTGCTTTATAACAGAATCTAGTTGATGAGTTTTTACCGCGATAATAATGACATCAAATAGTTGCTTCACTCTATCAT
Proteins encoded in this region:
- the budA gene encoding acetolactate decarboxylase; its protein translation is MTNVLYQHGTLGTLMAGLLEGTASINDLLEHGDLGIATLTGSDGEVIFVDGKAYHANEHKEFIELKGDEMTPYATVAKFKADSSFNTSNKNQDEVFEEIKKEMISENMFSAVKISGTFKKMHVRMMPGQEPPYTRLIDSARRQPEETRENIKGSIVGFFTPELFHGIGSGGFHIHFANDDRDFGGHILDFEVDDVTVEIENFETFEQHFPVDAKSFTDADIDYKDIADEIREAE
- a CDS encoding oxidoreductase; this encodes MTIAIIGPGAVGTTIAAEIKKVLPETQLIGRYDKTMSYFPENTTHRFDIEVTSYDRVKQLFDVIIIAVKTHQLDSVIKQLSTIAHKDSLIILAQNGYGQVERIPYPNVFQAVVYISGQKINHQIKHFRDYQLYIQDNTLTRQFKNEIIGSKLNVTLEPNIEMKIWYKLLVNLGINSITALVHQPTKVLQYPHMTELCRHILADGVQVAYSEGIYFNETIIGDIMNIYAGYPNEMGTSVYYDVMNGNPLEIDAIQGYIYRRARYHQLKTPYLDTVYTFLSAYHLKYKHS